The segment AACAACTTGAGATCCTACTCCCTTCCTTAAAGGTTTCATGTCAGTCAGAATGTTACATGGAAAGAGATTTTGTGTTTATGGTTTTACACCTCATCTCTCTCTCGCTACGCAGTAAGAGGTCCAAGAATGCTGCAGCCTTCAGGCTCTGTGTTGCTCTCTGGGCTACGGTAGGTGGAGTGTTaccagcagctccagaggagTGATCCTTCCCAGGggaggttggatatcaggaaaagcttctttacagaaagggttgttaagcactggaataggctccccagggaggtgattgactcaccattcctggatgtgtttaaaaaccatttggatgcggtgctcagggacatgatttagcggagggttgttagagttagggtagtatggttaggtcatggttggacttgatgatctttaaggttttttccaacctgagaaattctatgattctgtgattctccccTGTGTagcactggtgaggtcacaTCAGAAGGTTAGGTCCAATTCTGGGCTGCCCAGCAAAAAAGGGACATGGATGTACTGGAAAAAGTCTGTCAAAGGGCCGCAAAGGTTATTAAGGAGCTGGAGCATCTTTCATACAAAGAGATACTCAGGGAACTGGCAAGGTTTGTCTTTGAAGGGATTTTCTTACCTTATGGAAGCATATTAAAAAGATACATCTAGAGTCTTATCAGTGGTACtgtgtgataggacaagaagcaGTGGGCACAAACAAACTCAGAATTCCTATATGAGCATAAGGAGAAACTTTTTAACCATAAAAGTGATTGAACAACAGGACAAGTTGCCCAGCAGTTGGGGTATCTCcatctttggagatattcaaaacccacctgaaTGCAGCCCCGATGAACCTGCTCTTATTGACCTTGTTCTGAGCAGAAGGTTGCACTCAATGATCTGCAGAGCTCCCTTCTGACCTCAGAAATCCTGgggttctgtggttctgtgacctTGTCCTGAAACTAGGAGGGTTTCCCAGGACCAGGATGGCTGAGTCTCCATTTTCAGAACAGGGTATAGACTGGGGCATATCAAAGTTGCCATTGATACTTTAAAATGTTGCCTTGTAGTAAGCTAGGggcacaggagaagaaaagaaaaagaaaaagaaaaaaagaaaaaaaaacgtatTTCTCTGAGATGAGTCTGAACCATCTGGTTCTGGCACAAACTGGCACTGATGTCCAAGTTTAGGTCAGGAACGTCAAAAGACACATGAGTTACTGAGATCCCTTTACCTGCTCAGTGCACGCAGTGCACCTCATGTGACTGATCATTGTCTTTTTGTCATGGGCTAGCTGTGCCTGTCTAGGGCAAGTCCATCGGTGCTACTAccttaaagattttcttcagtACACACAAGGGCTGGGGCTCTGTGTAGAGAGATGCGGTGTCTGCAGTAGGCTGAGGAGGGCAGGAGAGCTGGGTCTTGCTTCACAGTCTGGGATGCTGTTGATGTTTTACTTGCTGATGAACGTCATGGAGTAGAATAAAAAGAAGCCTGGAAAGCCAGTATCCAGTACGGATACAGCAAGACAGgtcaaatatttgaaatgagAGGACTCAGGCCTACAATTAGTGAGATATGAGCATTTGGCTGGACGCCAGAAAGGATTAGAAGTTCCTTCAGTACGTGGACCTTCCATATGGCGACAGCCTTTGCCTAGAAATGCACACTAATAAAACACCAACTCAACCCTAGCACAGACAAGAGAGTACTCAGAATCCATGTAGCAGAAATATCCCTTGCCATGGTATAGTTTGTGGCACGTCTGATCCATTTTTGCTCTGTGCATGTTGTTCTGTTTCTGACTCAGGCTTTGGtgtttctgcagagctcagcaatGGCTGAGAACTCAGCTGTGGCAGTGGCACCGACAGCAGCACCAACCATGCTAGAGGAGCTCCTGGAGATCACAGCTCAGAGCCTGGTGCGCACTGAGGTGGCTGAGCACTATGAGGTTATTCGGGAGCTGGGCAGGGGCAAGTATGGCCATGTGATGCTAGTGACCCACAGGCAGAgaggtaaggaactggctgcaCCCTATAAGCTGTTGTGCTTGGTCTCCTCTCCACTTGCCCACATGTGTGGGCTGATGGGGCTTGGGTGTTTGGTGCCAGGGGTGTCAGGGGATTCCCAAGGGAACCAGCAGAGCAGGGGCCTTCCAGCCAGGGACCTTCCCATTGCACCCAGCCAGGGGGTAGGTGACGATGAGGGGACAGCCCAGAGCAACAGGCAAGACTGTGATGATGACGTAAGTCCAAGATCAAGCTGGGAAGTCAGTCCACCCAGTCAGGACCAGCAGGGCTCATGGCCATGCATACACATGGATATCATACAGCTGAAAACCAGCACCCCAACGACACAGCATAGGCAGGGAATGAAGCCCTGGGCTTGAGTTTAAGTTGGTCTTCTGGGCCCATGGACCACCATGGTGTGGGTGTAGGTCTAAGGTGGCACTGGCCAAGGCCATTAAGGCCTATGAATGCCCTCAGAGCATTGAGAGTACTCATCTCCAGGAGTCTCAGGACAAACTGATGAACTCATGTAGCCTGAATTTCTCTTCCCCTACGCAGTGTTCCTATGGCATGAACTGAATAGCTCAAAACTCACATGAGCAGCAGTGTCTGTTTTCATATCTGGTCCTAATATGGCATACTTCCCTATAGAACTTTTGGCCAGAGACCCCTGTGGCTCCTATGAGTTTCCAGACCCATTTCTGCCCAGTGCTCTCTCTGTCTAGTTTTGGTGTGAGTGACTTTCAGGGGGGATCTAACTCATTCTTCCCATCCCCAGGAACTCCTATGGCTCTCAAGCTGCTGCCCAAAGCCAGTACCAAGCTGCACACCTTCCTGTATGAGTACTGTGTGGCACTCTCCCTTGCCACCCACCCTGCTATCATTGGCATGTTTGGAATTGCAATCGAATCCAGTCAATACTATGGTTTCCTCTATGAACCAGCAATGCACAAAGACCTCATATCTATCATCAAACCCAGGGTGAGTGCTGCTACAAAGGCATGGGAATTGGGACTGCAGTGTTTGGCCTCTGCAGAGTGGctggggcagagagagaaagTCAATGGGATGTGGGTCTTCCACTTCTGAGATCTACAGCTTTGAACAAGATTCAAGCTTGCAAGAATAGAAACTCAAAGACATTCCCTAATGGAGAGCAAAAAGGAAAGCCCACCACCTTGGTAGGACTGACTAGGTGCCATGCAAGTGCAACATTGTTTATCTTTCTCCCTCTGTAGGATGGGATCCCTGAACCAGCTGCCAAGCACTGTGCCAAGCAGCTTGTGAGTGCTCTGGAGTTCATCCACAGCCGGGGGCTTGTGTATCGTGATGTCAAGCCTGAGAATGTGCTGCTTTTTGACCCTGAGTGCCGGCGCATCAAACTGACTGATTTTGGGCTTACACGGCCCAAGGGTACCAAGCTCAAACTGGTGGCTGGGGTAATCCCCTACACCGCCCCTGAACTAAGCAACACCACTGATGCCCAGGGGGTGCCCATAGATGCCAGCATGGATGCCTGGGCCTTTGGTGTGCTGTTGTTCTGCTTGCTGACTGGCTATTTCCCTTGGGAGCAAAGCCTGCCCAATGACCCCTTCTTTGAGGATTTCATGCTGTGGCAGGAAACGGGCCTGGAAGAGAACCTGCCTCGCCACTGGAAGCGCCTGACAGCTGAGGCTGCTCTCATGTTGAGGAGCCTGCTGGCACTGGATCCTGCCAAGCGTGGTCCTGTTGGCGGGGCTCTGCGCTATGTCGACTGCCCTTGGCGTCAAGATGAGGGGCACGGTGAGAAGGCTGCTGTGAAGCCCTAGAGCCTGCTCCCCACAGGGGAGGGAAGTCAGGTCTCACCCTGCAAGGAGCTTTGAGGCTGAGGGCATCATAGTAGGCCTCCAGCAGTATGGCTGTGAGGTGCCATGGTAACCCAGAGATCAACTTCTCCACAACACTATCCCTACCATCATGGAACAAAGCTCCTTTCCCAAGATGGTCCTCACTCTGGGCTCAGCATTGCCCATTGCCACCTCCTCGTGCTTCCTTGGGACTTGAAAACGTCTCCTTTCTCTCACAGATGACAGTTCATGTGTGAAGCACCAACTTGTATCCTGGCCACTGGCCACTCCAAGGTAGTTTCTAGGGATACAACACCTGCCTTACCCTTGAAATAGAGCAGATATCTACTTCTTTGTTTCCATGTGTGGCTCTTCTTCTCTTGTAATAAAATGTCTGTAGGGGGTCTGTTTGCTGTGGGAGAGCATAGGTATGACAATGCCAGTGGCCATCTAAGGACAACCTGCCAGAGGCAGGCGCCGTCTGACTCCACCAGGGCCCTTGAGGGGTGGCTTCAGGTGTGTGAGGTGGAGGTGGTGGGAGCCCTCAGCATATCACTGCATATGATATCTGAGGACTGATGATGATGCTGAGAAGATGGTGGGAGCCACTGTGGCAGGGTGTTCAAGTACTGGCTGAAGGACTATTAGTAGCAAGTAGACATAGAAGGATGTTCACAAGGTGCTGCAAGGAAGTGAGCAGAGGAAAAGGGTGGATAGGTGCTAGGCGTGAGTGAGGACTGTAACACTACAGATCTGCACCTTGTCTCTATCATGCATTCTTGCATTAACTGTTCGGGGATTTTCCTGTCAACAGAGTTGGACATACATTTTATCTCTAATGTGTTTCTTTGCTGACTACTCTTCTCACTGTCTCTGAAGACATTTGTTAATTCTACAGTGGTTGCAACTGCTTGGTATTCtcttttctactttattttcttcttgtaagGTTTCTTAATACCAAACACATAGGTTGCTCTGTAggattttctctctgaaagacCTCCCTTGTGAACAGGAGAGAGATACAAGGAACCACAAGCCATGTctttatgtatttcttctcatttccttccactgaGGAGCAGGTGACAGTGGGTTGTTAACAGCTGGAGTCACAGTTTTAGTTCACTAGTCTCCTCCTCTAGTTCCTTTTATTCAGGAAAACATCCTTTTGTAAACATTGTCATCCTTGATGAAGCATGATTCACCCCTCTCCCTCCATGAGTGGCCTAAGTGCAATTGGAAAGGGAAGCTCACTGCCATGAACATCTTGATTTGTGATTCAACTGAGAAAACAGTAGTGCTATGAGGATGGCTGGTCTGGGTTTCACTGGGGAAGGATAACAGAGGAGCTGTAGCAGGGCATATTAATGTATCCATACGAACAATCCTGAAGATACCTCCCAACTGTTTTCACTGCTGCCTTGCTCTCAATCCTAACCCTCCTTCACTTGGATCTCTCCCTCCTCACAAAGTCAGACCCCCTCTGTACCAGCATCTGCTACCGCTTCATCTTTCCTCCCGTCCTGAGTCCTTCAGACCCAAGGAACAACTTCCAATGCCAGCCCAAGAATACCTCCCTTGTTTGGCTTTCAGGTCCTAAGACAACATCATCTATGATCTTTTGATGCCCACCTTTCCCTCAA is part of the Gallus gallus isolate bGalGal1 chromosome 2, bGalGal1.mat.broiler.GRCg7b, whole genome shotgun sequence genome and harbors:
- the SBK2 gene encoding serine/threonine-protein kinase SBK2-like isoform X1 is translated as MDNPFPPQRPSSPPTERSPSARGGVPLDQRLKKGRSVTLSPVTPGSPSGCSAQPGPSPEAAEGEARLPTAVCPALLEKALVFLQSSAMAENSAVAVAPTAAPTMLEELLEITAQSLVRTEVAEHYEVIRELGRGKYGHVMLVTHRQRGTPMALKLLPKASTKLHTFLYEYCVALSLATHPAIIGMFGIAIESSQYYGFLYEPAMHKDLISIIKPRDGIPEPAAKHCAKQLVSALEFIHSRGLVYRDVKPENVLLFDPECRRIKLTDFGLTRPKGTKLKLVAGVIPYTAPELSNTTDAQGVPIDASMDAWAFGVLLFCLLTGYFPWEQSLPNDPFFEDFMLWQETGLEENLPRHWKRLTAEAALMLRSLLALDPAKRGPVGGALRYVDCPWRQDEGHGEKAAVKP
- the SBK2 gene encoding serine/threonine-protein kinase SBK2-like isoform X2, whose product is MDNPFPPQRPSSPPTERSPSARGGVPLDQRLKKGRSVTLSPVTPGSPSGCSAQPGPSPEAAEGEARLPTAVCPALLEKSSAMAENSAVAVAPTAAPTMLEELLEITAQSLVRTEVAEHYEVIRELGRGKYGHVMLVTHRQRGTPMALKLLPKASTKLHTFLYEYCVALSLATHPAIIGMFGIAIESSQYYGFLYEPAMHKDLISIIKPRDGIPEPAAKHCAKQLVSALEFIHSRGLVYRDVKPENVLLFDPECRRIKLTDFGLTRPKGTKLKLVAGVIPYTAPELSNTTDAQGVPIDASMDAWAFGVLLFCLLTGYFPWEQSLPNDPFFEDFMLWQETGLEENLPRHWKRLTAEAALMLRSLLALDPAKRGPVGGALRYVDCPWRQDEGHGEKAAVKP